From the genome of Actinacidiphila yeochonensis CN732, one region includes:
- a CDS encoding aminotransferase-like domain-containing protein has protein sequence MTPAASANLPQLAHRARSVGASPVREILALTARPEVISFAGGLPAPELFDAEGLRHAYDRVLSERPGSVLQYSTTEGDPLLRRAVAARLSARALPTAPEDLLITGGSQQGLTLIASTLLEPGDTVLVENPTYLAALQCFGFAGARVVPVPTDDDGVLPEALADLVARERPKLLYLVPNFQNPTGRTLPLSRRRAVAEVAARYGLWIAEDDPYGELRFEGEYQPPVAAMEGAADRTVLMGSFSKVMAPGMRLGWVRAPEGLRRACVIAKQAADLHTSTVDQAAAARYLADRDLDAHLERVRAAYRERRDALLGGLPAALPPGSTWSRPEGGMFVWVRLPDGHDATALLPAAVGHDVAYVPGAPFYAADADHATLRMSFTTHTPEEITTGLSRLAKVF, from the coding sequence ATGACGCCAGCAGCCTCCGCCAATCTGCCCCAACTCGCCCACCGCGCACGCTCCGTGGGGGCCTCCCCGGTACGGGAGATCCTGGCGCTCACAGCGCGGCCCGAGGTGATCTCCTTCGCGGGAGGGCTGCCCGCCCCCGAACTGTTCGACGCCGAGGGGCTCCGGCATGCGTACGACCGGGTCCTGTCCGAGCGGCCCGGCAGCGTGCTCCAGTACTCCACCACCGAGGGCGACCCCCTGCTGCGGCGGGCCGTGGCCGCCCGGCTGTCGGCCCGGGCCCTCCCTACCGCTCCCGAGGACCTGCTGATCACCGGAGGCTCCCAGCAGGGCCTCACCCTCATCGCGTCGACCCTGCTGGAACCCGGCGACACCGTCCTGGTGGAGAACCCGACCTACCTCGCCGCCCTCCAGTGCTTCGGCTTCGCGGGCGCCCGCGTGGTCCCGGTGCCCACCGACGACGACGGCGTGCTCCCAGAGGCGCTGGCCGACCTCGTGGCGCGCGAACGCCCCAAGCTGCTCTACCTGGTGCCGAACTTCCAGAACCCGACCGGCCGCACGCTCCCCCTGAGCCGGCGCCGCGCCGTCGCCGAGGTGGCCGCCCGGTACGGGCTGTGGATCGCCGAGGACGACCCCTACGGCGAGTTGCGCTTCGAGGGCGAATACCAGCCACCCGTGGCCGCCATGGAGGGAGCCGCCGACCGGACCGTCCTCATGGGCAGCTTCTCCAAGGTGATGGCGCCGGGCATGCGGCTGGGATGGGTGCGGGCCCCCGAGGGACTGCGACGTGCCTGCGTGATCGCCAAGCAGGCCGCCGACCTGCACACCTCGACCGTCGACCAGGCCGCCGCCGCCCGCTACCTCGCCGACCGCGACCTGGACGCCCACCTGGAGCGGGTCAGGGCCGCCTACCGCGAACGCCGCGACGCCCTGCTCGGCGGACTGCCCGCCGCACTGCCGCCCGGCAGTACCTGGTCCCGTCCCGAAGGCGGCATGTTCGTGTGGGTGCGGCTGCCCGACGGGCACGACGCGACCGCGCTGCTGCCCGCCGCGGTCGGCCACGACGTCGCCTACGTCCCGGGGGCGCCCTTCTACGCCGCGGACGCCGACCACGCCACGCTGCGGATGTCGTTCACCACCCACACCCCGGAGGAGATCACCACCGGGCTGTCCCGGCTGGCGAAGGTGTTCTGA
- a CDS encoding heavy metal translocating P-type ATPase: MTCASCAARIEKKLNRMDGVAATVNYATEKARVQYADGVAVSDLVAMVEATGYTATAPAPSTVPEGAKASSATGDGPGASSATGGAPDAGAGTASPEFRGAPARKTPRPDSDPALTSLRRRLVTAVSLAVPVVVLSMVPALQFTYWQWVALVLTSPVVAYAAWPFHRAALVNARHGAATMDTLVSVGTLAAYGWSVWALFLGGAGMPGMTHPFTFRVSQSGGSDQIYLEAAAGVTAFLLAGRYFEAGAKRRAGAALRALLELGAKDAAVLRDGREVRVPLGALAVGDLFVVRPGEKVATDGVVREGGSAIDASLLTGESVPVEVGPGSPVTGATVNAGGRIVVEAVRVGADTQLARMARMVEDAQSGKAAAQRLADRVAGVFVPSVIVLALATLGVWLGLGHDTVAAFTAAVAVLVIACPCALGLATPTALLVGTGRGAQLGILIKGPEVLESTRAVDTVVLDKTGTVTTGAMALVEVHLADGEDEARVLRLAGAVEDASEHPVARAVAVAARERSGPLPAAAGFVNLPGLGVRGVVDGQTVLVGRERLFDEGAQRLPERLARAKAAAEGRGARRSQWPGAGAPGPSWWSPTR; this comes from the coding sequence ATGACGTGCGCCTCCTGCGCCGCCCGGATCGAGAAGAAGCTCAACCGGATGGACGGGGTGGCGGCGACCGTCAACTACGCCACGGAGAAGGCCCGGGTCCAGTACGCCGACGGGGTTGCGGTGAGCGACCTGGTCGCCATGGTGGAGGCCACCGGCTACACCGCGACGGCACCGGCGCCCTCCACCGTCCCGGAGGGGGCGAAGGCGTCGTCGGCGACCGGGGATGGCCCGGGGGCGTCGTCGGCAACCGGCGGGGCCCCCGACGCCGGGGCCGGCACGGCCTCCCCGGAGTTCCGGGGCGCCCCGGCGCGGAAGACGCCGAGGCCGGACAGCGATCCGGCGCTGACGTCGTTGCGCCGCCGCCTGGTCACCGCCGTGTCGCTGGCCGTCCCGGTGGTCGTGCTGTCCATGGTGCCCGCACTGCAGTTCACCTACTGGCAGTGGGTGGCGCTCGTCCTGACGTCTCCTGTGGTCGCCTATGCGGCATGGCCGTTCCACCGCGCGGCTCTCGTCAACGCCCGCCACGGGGCGGCCACCATGGACACCCTGGTGTCCGTCGGCACCCTGGCCGCCTATGGGTGGTCGGTGTGGGCGCTGTTCCTCGGGGGCGCGGGGATGCCCGGTATGACGCACCCGTTCACGTTCCGGGTCTCGCAGAGCGGCGGGTCCGACCAGATCTACCTGGAGGCGGCCGCAGGGGTGACCGCGTTCCTCCTGGCGGGGCGGTACTTCGAGGCGGGGGCGAAGCGCCGGGCGGGCGCGGCCCTGCGGGCCCTGCTGGAACTGGGCGCCAAGGACGCCGCCGTACTGCGTGACGGACGTGAGGTACGGGTGCCGCTCGGCGCGCTGGCGGTGGGCGACCTGTTCGTCGTGCGGCCGGGCGAGAAGGTCGCCACCGACGGCGTGGTGCGTGAGGGCGGTTCGGCGATCGACGCCTCCCTGCTGACCGGGGAGTCGGTCCCGGTGGAGGTCGGCCCCGGCTCGCCGGTCACCGGAGCGACGGTGAACGCCGGGGGCCGCATCGTCGTCGAGGCCGTCCGGGTGGGCGCCGACACGCAGTTGGCACGCATGGCCCGGATGGTCGAGGACGCGCAGAGCGGCAAGGCAGCGGCGCAACGGCTCGCCGACCGGGTGGCCGGCGTGTTCGTACCCTCCGTGATCGTGCTGGCGCTGGCCACCTTGGGGGTGTGGCTCGGCCTGGGCCACGACACCGTCGCGGCGTTCACCGCGGCGGTCGCCGTGCTGGTCATCGCCTGCCCGTGCGCCTTGGGCCTGGCCACGCCGACGGCGCTCCTGGTGGGCACCGGGCGGGGCGCCCAACTGGGCATCCTGATCAAGGGCCCCGAGGTGCTGGAGTCCACCCGGGCGGTGGACACGGTGGTGCTGGACAAGACCGGCACGGTCACCACGGGCGCGATGGCGCTGGTGGAGGTGCACCTGGCCGACGGCGAGGACGAGGCGCGGGTGCTGCGCCTCGCGGGAGCCGTCGAGGACGCCTCCGAGCATCCGGTGGCGCGTGCGGTGGCGGTGGCGGCGCGCGAGCGGTCCGGCCCGCTTCCGGCTGCGGCCGGCTTCGTGAACCTGCCCGGCCTGGGTGTGCGCGGCGTGGTGGACGGGCAGACGGTGCTCGTCGGCCGGGAGCGGCTGTTCGACGAAGGGGCGCAGAGGCTCCCCGAGCGGCTGGCGCGCGCCAAGGCGGCCGCGGAGGGCCGGGGGGCACGGCGGTCACAGTGGCCTGGGGCGGGCGCCCCAGGGCCGTCCTGGTGGTCTCCGACACGGTGA
- a CDS encoding helix-turn-helix domain-containing protein, whose product MVASVNPTVRRRRLGSELRKLREQKGMTAEEVAAKLLVSQSKISRLENGRRSISQRDVRDLCGVYGVEDTRIVESLMQMAKESRQQGWWHAFGDIPYSVYIGLETEAANLRVFEPQVVPGLLQTPDYATAMISGNLPEATTEQVEKRVSVRMRRQERITDESSPLRMWAVIDEAALCRKVGSDEIMHAQLLRLVEMSRLPHVTVQVLPFEAGAHPGLSGQFAVLEFTDTTDATVVYLEGVNSDLYLEKDTDVQAYSVMYEHLRAQALSAEQTRVFIEEAARRFA is encoded by the coding sequence GTGGTCGCCAGCGTCAACCCCACCGTCCGGCGCCGCAGACTCGGTTCGGAGCTTCGCAAGCTCCGGGAGCAGAAGGGGATGACGGCCGAGGAGGTCGCGGCGAAGCTTCTGGTGTCCCAGTCGAAGATCAGCCGCCTGGAGAACGGGCGGCGCAGCATCAGCCAGCGGGACGTACGTGATCTGTGCGGGGTCTACGGCGTGGAGGACACCCGGATCGTCGAATCGCTCATGCAGATGGCCAAGGAGTCACGGCAGCAGGGCTGGTGGCACGCCTTCGGGGACATCCCCTACAGCGTCTACATCGGGCTGGAGACGGAGGCGGCGAACCTGAGGGTCTTCGAGCCGCAGGTGGTGCCCGGACTGCTCCAGACCCCCGACTACGCGACCGCGATGATCTCCGGCAACCTGCCCGAGGCCACCACCGAGCAGGTGGAGAAGCGGGTCAGTGTGCGGATGCGACGCCAGGAGCGGATCACCGACGAGAGTTCGCCGCTGCGGATGTGGGCGGTGATCGACGAGGCGGCGCTGTGCCGGAAGGTGGGCAGCGACGAGATCATGCACGCCCAGCTGCTGAGGCTGGTGGAGATGAGCCGGCTGCCGCACGTCACCGTGCAGGTGCTGCCGTTCGAGGCGGGTGCCCACCCGGGGCTCAGCGGTCAGTTCGCGGTCCTGGAGTTCACCGACACCACCGACGCGACCGTCGTGTACCTGGAGGGCGTCAACAGCGACCTCTACCTCGAGAAGGACACCGACGTCCAGGCGTACAGCGTGATGTACGAGCACCTGCGCGCCCAGGCGCTCAGCGCGGAGCAGACACGCGTGTTCATCGAGGAGGCCGCGCGCAGGTTCGCCTGA
- a CDS encoding DNA glycosylase AlkZ-like family protein — protein MSPRTREPSASTSAPRLGDAVRRARAAERHRLAAGRAASSCEEVAASLVALHATDPATVFLSVAARLADPGQGVPLVEESLYGPGPTLLRLLAMRRTMFVVERDKAPMVFAAAGRRVAEREREKLLAFLAEGGGWDERWLAAAEAEVAEVLGTRGELSGAELGRLVPRLREQVTVARGKPYERTQNVAGRIIRAMAAECRLQRRRPAGTWLSGQFRWAVAEPPAAVPERQARAELARAWLASYGPGTEGDLKWWTGWGLREVRAALLDVAAEPVRLDDGTEGWVLPGDTSGPAEAAPVATLLPALDPTPMGWQRREWFLPDRHRGALFDATGNVGPTVWWGGEVVGGWGQRPDGAVVWRRLADRGTEAVDAVEQAAAELTSRLGGVRVTPRFRTPLERELAA, from the coding sequence GTGAGTCCGAGAACGCGCGAACCGTCCGCGTCCACGTCCGCGCCGCGCCTCGGTGACGCCGTGCGGCGGGCGCGGGCCGCCGAGCGGCACCGGCTGGCCGCCGGCCGGGCCGCGTCCTCCTGCGAGGAGGTGGCGGCGTCCCTGGTGGCACTCCACGCCACCGATCCGGCGACCGTCTTCCTGTCCGTGGCGGCGCGCCTCGCCGACCCGGGCCAAGGCGTACCCCTGGTCGAGGAGTCCCTCTACGGGCCGGGCCCGACGCTGCTGCGGCTGCTGGCCATGCGGCGGACGATGTTCGTGGTCGAGCGGGACAAGGCGCCCATGGTGTTCGCCGCCGCCGGGCGGCGCGTCGCCGAGCGGGAGCGCGAGAAGCTGCTGGCCTTCCTCGCGGAGGGCGGCGGCTGGGACGAGCGGTGGCTGGCGGCGGCGGAGGCGGAGGTGGCCGAGGTGCTCGGCACCCGCGGGGAGCTGTCCGGTGCGGAGTTGGGCCGGCTGGTGCCGCGGCTGCGCGAGCAGGTGACGGTGGCGCGCGGCAAGCCCTACGAGAGGACGCAGAACGTCGCCGGCCGGATCATCCGCGCCATGGCGGCGGAGTGCCGCCTCCAGCGGCGCCGCCCGGCCGGGACGTGGCTCAGCGGCCAGTTCCGCTGGGCGGTGGCGGAGCCGCCGGCCGCGGTCCCGGAGCGGCAGGCGCGGGCGGAGCTGGCGCGGGCCTGGCTGGCCTCTTACGGTCCCGGCACGGAAGGCGACCTGAAGTGGTGGACGGGCTGGGGGCTGCGGGAGGTGCGGGCGGCTCTGCTCGACGTGGCCGCCGAGCCCGTACGGCTGGACGACGGTACGGAGGGCTGGGTGCTGCCCGGCGACACCTCGGGGCCCGCGGAGGCCGCGCCGGTCGCCACGCTGCTGCCGGCGCTCGATCCGACGCCCATGGGGTGGCAGCGGCGCGAGTGGTTCCTGCCCGACCGTCACCGCGGAGCGCTCTTCGACGCCACCGGCAACGTGGGTCCCACGGTGTGGTGGGGCGGCGAGGTGGTGGGAGGTTGGGGACAGCGCCCGGACGGCGCCGTGGTGTGGCGGCGGTTGGCCGACCGGGGCACGGAGGCGGTCGACGCGGTCGAGCAGGCAGCGGCCGAACTCACCTCCCGGCTGGGCGGAGTGCGGGTCACCCCGCGTTTCCGTACGCCGCTGGAACGCGAGCTGGCGGCCTGA
- a CDS encoding GOLPH3/VPS74 family protein, producing the protein MGKSRRTIPEELLLLALDPTTGTTAQPQSLDLGLAGAQLVELALAGRIAPDGDRIAVVHPRPTGDPTLDSALELLRRRGSPVRAVHWIGGPRLGLRQTYLAHLERCGMVHAVPGQMCGVLPTTRYQATDSAVSREIRTRLDSAIRTGVPPDPRTAALAALAHSVGLGKHLYPGNEGRSSRSRLRDLIRYDPMGGLVAHAVIDVQNGVAAQPKRQPAQTQRSTGHDNMARAGAR; encoded by the coding sequence ATGGGCAAGAGCCGCAGAACAATTCCGGAAGAGCTGTTGCTGCTCGCCCTGGACCCGACGACCGGGACCACGGCGCAGCCGCAGTCGCTCGACCTCGGCCTCGCCGGGGCGCAGCTCGTCGAGCTGGCCCTGGCGGGACGGATAGCCCCTGACGGGGATCGTATAGCCGTGGTGCACCCACGGCCGACTGGAGATCCGACTTTGGACTCCGCGCTCGAACTGCTGCGCCGACGCGGCAGCCCGGTGCGGGCCGTCCACTGGATCGGCGGGCCCCGGCTGGGGCTGCGCCAGACGTACCTCGCGCACCTCGAACGGTGCGGCATGGTCCATGCCGTACCGGGTCAGATGTGCGGGGTGCTGCCGACGACGCGGTACCAGGCGACCGACAGCGCCGTCAGCCGGGAGATCCGAACCCGGCTGGACAGCGCGATCCGCACCGGCGTACCGCCGGACCCGCGGACCGCGGCGCTCGCCGCCCTCGCCCATTCCGTGGGACTCGGCAAGCACCTGTACCCCGGGAACGAGGGCCGGTCGTCCCGATCGCGCCTTCGGGACCTGATCAGGTACGACCCCATGGGCGGCCTCGTCGCGCACGCCGTGATCGACGTGCAGAACGGGGTGGCGGCGCAGCCCAAGCGTCAGCCCGCCCAGACGCAACGCTCGACCGGGCACGACAACATGGCACGAGCCGGGGCGCGTTGA
- a CDS encoding DUF397 domain-containing protein has translation MAIKLGSTPAWTKSSRSTGNGACVEVKSPEVESVVVRDSKDPRGPVLTFSPDAWASFVTDVDGGAFDLR, from the coding sequence ATGGCCATCAAGCTCGGCAGCACCCCCGCGTGGACCAAGTCGTCGCGGTCCACCGGCAACGGCGCCTGCGTGGAGGTGAAGTCCCCTGAGGTGGAGTCGGTGGTCGTACGCGACTCCAAGGACCCGCGGGGTCCCGTCCTCACCTTCTCCCCCGACGCCTGGGCCTCGTTCGTCACGGACGTGGACGGCGGAGCGTTCGACCTGCGCTGA
- a CDS encoding ADP-ribosylglycohydrolase family protein, translating into MTAVWGRAQQQDFRSRVRGCLLGGAIGDALGAGVGSDSLGGIRQAHGSDGLTDFVPAYGRRGAVTDDTQMTLFTVEGLIRAQVRRDTGAWHPPTDVHRAYRRWAATQSEWGPDERRKDTGWLAREEWLYARRAPGGACLSGLSDDRMGTLEEPKNPGSKGCGSVTRSAPFGLLVGWEPQLVLQLAVECAAQTHGHPTGQLAAGAFAVIVHGLARGEALDGAVQHALALLGARPGHQETTDALQRALGAVRQGMPSPQRVESLGEGRTAEEALAIGVYCALVAEDVRHGLLLAVNHSGDSDSTGSVCGNLLGVQHGETALPPAWIAELEGRATILQLADDFAMEMTQAPALHGPVGASPAWLDRYPAA; encoded by the coding sequence TTGACCGCTGTCTGGGGACGGGCACAGCAGCAGGACTTCCGCAGCAGGGTGCGCGGCTGCCTGCTGGGTGGAGCGATCGGCGACGCCCTCGGCGCGGGCGTCGGATCGGACTCCCTGGGCGGCATCCGGCAGGCGCACGGCTCGGACGGCCTGACCGACTTCGTGCCCGCCTACGGCCGGCGTGGCGCCGTCACCGACGACACCCAGATGACGCTGTTCACCGTCGAGGGCCTGATACGCGCCCAGGTACGCCGCGACACCGGCGCCTGGCACCCGCCCACCGACGTGCACCGGGCCTATCGCCGCTGGGCGGCGACCCAGAGTGAGTGGGGGCCCGACGAGCGCCGCAAGGACACCGGCTGGCTGGCCCGGGAGGAATGGCTCTACGCCCGCAGGGCGCCCGGCGGGGCCTGCCTGAGCGGACTGTCCGACGATCGCATGGGCACCCTTGAGGAGCCCAAGAACCCGGGCTCCAAGGGCTGCGGCAGCGTCACCCGTTCGGCGCCCTTCGGCCTGCTGGTCGGCTGGGAGCCGCAGCTGGTCCTCCAACTCGCCGTGGAATGCGCGGCCCAGACCCACGGCCACCCCACGGGCCAGCTGGCGGCGGGCGCCTTCGCCGTCATCGTGCACGGGCTCGCGCGCGGGGAGGCGCTGGACGGCGCCGTGCAGCACGCGCTGGCGCTGCTCGGCGCCCGCCCCGGACACCAGGAGACGACCGACGCGCTCCAGAGGGCCCTGGGGGCCGTGCGGCAGGGCATGCCGTCCCCGCAGCGCGTGGAGTCCCTGGGGGAGGGGCGGACGGCCGAGGAGGCACTGGCGATCGGCGTCTACTGTGCGCTGGTCGCCGAGGACGTCAGGCACGGCCTGCTGCTCGCGGTCAATCACTCAGGGGACAGCGACTCCACCGGCTCGGTGTGCGGGAACCTGCTCGGCGTGCAGCACGGCGAGACCGCCCTGCCGCCTGCCTGGATCGCCGAACTCGAAGGGCGCGCCACCATCCTCCAACTCGCCGACGACTTCGCCATGGAGATGACCCAGGCGCCCGCTCTCCACGGTCCGGTCGGCGCGAGCCCCGCCTGGCTGGACCGCTACCCGGCCGCTTAG
- a CDS encoding heavy-metal-associated domain-containing protein, with translation MSEAVYSVSGMSCGHCESAISQEVGALPGVTSVKAVAGTGLVTIASEQPLDDAAVRAAVDEAGFELVGRA, from the coding sequence ATGAGCGAGGCGGTCTACTCCGTATCCGGTATGAGCTGCGGCCACTGCGAGTCGGCGATCAGCCAGGAGGTCGGCGCGCTCCCTGGCGTCACCTCGGTGAAGGCGGTCGCCGGGACGGGGCTGGTGACCATCGCCTCGGAACAGCCTCTCGACGACGCGGCCGTGCGCGCGGCCGTCGACGAGGCCGGGTTCGAACTCGTCGGAAGGGCCTGA
- a CDS encoding HAD-IC family P-type ATPase codes for MAWGGRPRAVLVVSDTVKPTSAEAVRRLRALGLRPVLLTGDNASAARSVAAQVGIDGADVHAEVLPEDKAAVVRRLQQEGRTVAMVGDGVNDAAALAQADLGLAMGTGTDAAIEAGDLTLVRGDLRAAADAIRLARRTLGTIKANLFWAFAYNLAAIPLAAAGLLNPMIAGAAMALSSLFVVGNSLRLRRFAPLTDAS; via the coding sequence GTGGCCTGGGGCGGGCGCCCCAGGGCCGTCCTGGTGGTCTCCGACACGGTGAAGCCGACCAGCGCCGAGGCAGTGCGCCGGCTGCGCGCCCTGGGGCTGCGGCCGGTACTGCTCACCGGTGACAACGCGTCCGCGGCGCGGTCGGTCGCCGCCCAGGTGGGCATCGACGGGGCCGACGTTCACGCGGAGGTGCTCCCCGAGGACAAGGCGGCCGTGGTGCGCCGCCTCCAGCAGGAGGGCCGGACGGTCGCCATGGTGGGCGACGGCGTCAACGACGCGGCCGCGCTGGCCCAGGCCGACCTCGGTCTGGCGATGGGCACCGGCACCGACGCGGCGATCGAGGCGGGCGACCTGACGCTGGTCCGGGGGGACCTGCGTGCGGCGGCCGACGCCATCCGGCTGGCCCGCCGCACCCTGGGGACCATCAAGGCCAACCTGTTCTGGGCGTTCGCCTACAACCTGGCGGCGATCCCGCTGGCCGCCGCCGGCCTGCTGAACCCGATGATCGCCGGCGCCGCAATGGCGCTCTCGTCGTTGTTCGTGGTGGGCAACAGCCTGCGGCTGCGCCGTTTCGCTCCCCTCACCGACGCGTCCTGA
- the panD gene encoding aspartate 1-decarboxylase — protein sequence MLRTMFKSKIHRATVTQADLHYVGSVTIDADLMDAADLLPGELVHIVDITNGARLETYVIEGERGSGVIGINGAAAHLVHPGDMVILISYAQVDDAEARALRPSVVHVDSANKIVALGSDTAEPSPGSDSVRPPHAVARV from the coding sequence GTGCTGCGCACCATGTTCAAGTCCAAGATCCACCGGGCCACCGTGACCCAGGCTGACCTGCACTACGTGGGTTCCGTCACCATCGACGCAGACCTCATGGACGCCGCCGACCTGCTGCCCGGCGAGCTCGTCCACATCGTCGACATCACCAACGGCGCCCGGCTGGAGACCTACGTCATCGAGGGCGAGCGCGGCTCGGGCGTCATCGGCATCAACGGCGCGGCGGCCCACCTCGTCCACCCGGGTGACATGGTGATCCTCATCAGCTACGCGCAGGTCGACGACGCCGAGGCACGGGCCCTGCGGCCGTCCGTGGTCCACGTCGACTCCGCCAACAAGATCGTCGCCCTCGGGAGCGACACGGCGGAGCCCTCTCCCGGAAGCGACTCGGTCCGTCCCCCCCACGCCGTGGCCAGGGTCTGA
- a CDS encoding D-alanyl-D-alanine carboxypeptidase gives MAENASAASAGPGAAPVAEGDSGEQPEEPGAGTSGAGASGEARADTVERSADKDAAPAAEVPSDPRAALQQVPASVDSDEEEQSAGVRGPRPEPVAVSTAHAEGADGAVTPTAPPSPRTAGGRESGLPAQTDAAADTADDAVLAAAAPETAPGNASDRASNGSAAEDPAAPATRKAAPETGPSADRGPDGKDGKDGKDAASEQAGEERAALRRPVVKPLVSDLPAERPEGPEAGRQGAFGGPVAFGPPGTPTRADRGRKGSSKAADAPRSTAAPLPAAQPAATPSPAVGAATPTGPSTAGASAKDGAFVGESSDSEVPGPEGTRRMPVPDVPDKAPMTLLAELTNTPPPPQTAVRTVLRRVKIWTPLALLLVLVFAVVQAVRPLPAPSLRVTAASSYTFPGTALAQSMPWPTEGQSVAEVEGLGSLGVHGKQTPVPIASVTKVMTAYVVLRDHPLSGKEDGPTITVDAQAAQEATSEDQSTAPVQEGQKFTERQMLELLLVPSGNNIARLLARWDAGTQEAFVAKMTATAKTLGMSNTTYTGASGIEETTVSTAVDQLKLAREVMKNDVFRSVVALPNVDIPGVDRIYNNNNDLVNIGVVGIKTGSSTPAGGALMWAAHRTIDGKQQLILGVVLQQRGGKSTPAECLQVALDRSQALIDSVQKAMGSQTIVHKGDVVGLVDDGLGGSTPVVAGEDLKVIGWPGMQQRLTLTPSSGGVPHSAKAGTQVGSLSFGDGAARTAVPVTLQSDLRSPGFGAKLTRVS, from the coding sequence TTGGCCGAAAACGCCTCGGCAGCCTCCGCGGGCCCGGGTGCGGCCCCGGTCGCCGAGGGGGACTCCGGCGAGCAGCCGGAGGAACCCGGTGCGGGCACCAGCGGCGCGGGCGCGAGCGGGGAGGCACGGGCCGACACGGTGGAGCGCTCCGCTGACAAGGACGCGGCGCCCGCCGCAGAGGTTCCGTCCGACCCGCGAGCCGCACTGCAGCAGGTTCCGGCCTCGGTGGATTCCGACGAGGAAGAGCAGTCCGCCGGGGTCCGCGGACCCCGGCCGGAGCCCGTCGCGGTCTCGACCGCGCACGCGGAAGGTGCGGACGGGGCGGTCACCCCGACGGCCCCGCCGTCCCCTCGGACGGCGGGCGGCCGGGAGAGTGGTCTTCCCGCGCAGACCGACGCAGCCGCCGACACGGCCGACGACGCGGTCCTCGCGGCGGCGGCTCCCGAAACCGCCCCCGGCAACGCTTCTGACCGGGCCTCGAACGGCTCGGCGGCAGAGGACCCCGCTGCTCCTGCCACCCGGAAGGCCGCGCCCGAGACCGGGCCGTCAGCCGACCGCGGCCCCGACGGCAAGGACGGCAAGGACGGCAAGGACGCCGCCTCCGAGCAGGCAGGCGAGGAACGGGCCGCTCTCCGTAGGCCCGTCGTCAAGCCGCTCGTGTCGGACCTGCCCGCCGAGCGGCCCGAGGGGCCGGAGGCGGGGCGCCAGGGCGCTTTCGGCGGCCCTGTGGCCTTCGGGCCGCCCGGCACCCCCACGCGCGCTGACAGGGGCCGCAAAGGCTCCTCCAAGGCTGCGGACGCCCCCCGGTCGACCGCGGCCCCTCTGCCGGCGGCTCAGCCGGCGGCGACCCCGTCCCCGGCGGTGGGAGCGGCCACCCCCACCGGCCCGTCCACCGCGGGCGCGTCCGCGAAGGACGGCGCGTTCGTCGGCGAGAGCTCGGACAGCGAGGTCCCCGGGCCCGAGGGCACCCGCCGCATGCCCGTGCCGGACGTCCCGGACAAGGCCCCGATGACGCTCCTCGCGGAGCTGACCAATACCCCGCCCCCGCCGCAGACGGCGGTGCGCACGGTGCTGCGCCGGGTGAAGATCTGGACGCCCCTGGCGCTGCTGCTGGTGCTGGTCTTCGCCGTCGTGCAGGCGGTGCGGCCGCTGCCGGCGCCGTCGCTGCGGGTGACCGCGGCCTCCTCGTACACCTTCCCGGGAACCGCGCTGGCGCAGTCCATGCCCTGGCCCACCGAGGGGCAGTCCGTGGCCGAGGTCGAGGGCCTGGGCTCCCTGGGCGTGCACGGGAAGCAGACCCCGGTGCCGATCGCCAGCGTCACCAAGGTGATGACCGCCTACGTGGTGCTGCGCGACCACCCGCTGAGCGGCAAGGAGGACGGCCCGACGATCACGGTCGACGCGCAGGCCGCCCAGGAGGCCACGTCCGAGGACCAGTCGACCGCGCCGGTCCAGGAGGGCCAGAAGTTCACCGAACGGCAGATGCTCGAACTGCTGCTGGTCCCGTCCGGCAACAACATCGCCCGGCTGCTGGCCCGCTGGGACGCCGGCACCCAGGAGGCGTTCGTCGCCAAGATGACGGCCACCGCCAAGACCCTCGGCATGTCGAACACCACCTACACCGGCGCCAGCGGCATCGAGGAGACGACCGTGTCCACGGCTGTCGACCAGCTCAAGCTGGCCCGCGAGGTGATGAAGAACGACGTGTTCCGCTCGGTGGTCGCCCTGCCCAACGTCGACATCCCGGGCGTCGACCGGATCTACAACAACAACAACGACCTGGTGAACATCGGCGTCGTCGGCATCAAGACCGGTTCGAGCACCCCCGCGGGCGGTGCCCTGATGTGGGCGGCGCACCGGACGATCGACGGCAAGCAGCAGCTGATCCTGGGTGTGGTGCTCCAGCAGCGCGGCGGCAAGTCCACCCCCGCCGAGTGCCTCCAGGTGGCCCTGGACCGCAGCCAGGCGCTCATCGACTCCGTGCAGAAGGCCATGGGGTCGCAGACGATCGTGCACAAGGGCGACGTCGTCGGGCTGGTCGACGACGGGCTGGGCGGCAGTACTCCCGTCGTGGCCGGAGAGGACCTCAAGGTCATCGGCTGGCCGGGGATGCAGCAGCGGCTCACCCTCACCCCGTCCAGCGGCGGCGTGCCGCACAGCGCCAAGGCCGGCACGCAGGTCGGCAGCCTCAGCTTCGGTGACGGTGCGGCCCGCACGGCCGTGCCCGTGACGCTCCAGAGCGACCTGCGGTCTCCCGGCTTCGGAGCCAAGCTCACCCGGGTGAGCTGA